The genomic interval ATCTGCGCAGGCTTTGGCATTACTGTTTCTCAGTTTTTTGCTGAGGGAGATATGGTAGAAATGACACCTGAACTCAAAGAGCTTTTTGACTCTTGGGTTAGCCTTACAGCAGAACAAAAGAATGTAGTAATGCAAATGATACGCACTCTTAATTCTAATAAATGAAAAGAAAGCCGTGAAAAATCACGGCTTTCTTTTATGCTCGATATGAATACAATTCATTAAAAAATCAAGAACGATTCTTGCTTTTTGTCGATATGCAGACTAAAGTCTGCTCGATATTTTTACTACCGTAAAATCGATATGTTTCTCGTTTCACTCAAAACTCGATATGGTATAAATCTCGTTGCCTTTGGCAACATATCGAAAATCTCGTTAGAGATTTATATCGATGCGTTGCTTTGCAACGCTATGAATTGATGCTCACGCATCATGAATTGGTGTACACCATGAATTCTCGCTTCGCTCCATGAATTGAATTGCAAAGCAATTCATAAAGGACAGGGAAAATTTACGTTCTCTGTCCTTTTTTGGCGATATTTGCTTTAAATAAAACGGAGAAATACGCAAAATATTTAAATGTAACTGTTGACATATAAAGCAGTTCATGTTAAAATACAAATAAGAAAATTGCGTAAATACGCAAAATATTTAAATGAGGTATATAAGTTATGATTGAAAGAAATAAATATCTCGAAAAATTGATAAGCAAAAAGCAAAACGGCCTTGTTAAAGTGATTACCGGAATCAGAAGATGCGGTAAATCTTATTTGCTGTTCAACATATATAAGGACTATTTGAAGTCAATAGGGGTTGAGAATGAGTGTATTATATGCCTGGCTCTTGATGATGACGAAAACATTCAATATCGTAACCCAATTGAACTGGGAAAACATATCAGAAGTTTAACTGCAGACGAAAGCAAAAACTATTTTGTATTTCTCGATGAAATTCAAAAGGTCGTTCCTATTCAGAATCCTTATATTGAAGGTGCCGAGGACAAGATAGGTTTTGTGGATGTTGTTCTCGGTCTTATGAAGCACGACAATATTGATGTGTATGTTACCGGCAGCAACTCTAAAATGCTATCGTCTGACATACTCACAGAGTTTCGTGGCCGCGGCGATGAGATTCGAGTGAATCCGCTTTCTTTTGAAGAATTTTATAAAGCTTTCAAGGGTGATAAACACAATGCCTGGAAAGAGTATTATACCTATGGCGGATTGCCGTTGGTTCTTAGCAAAAAAGGTCATGAAGAAAAAGCGAAATACCTACAAACCTTGTTTGATGCTATATATCTGAGTGATATTATGGACAGAAACAAAATCGTACATGAGAAAACTATATTGGATGATATTTTAAATATTATTTCCTCTTCTATCGGCTCGCTGACTAACGCAAACAAAATTACTAATACCTTTAAGAGCGAACGTCAGGTAAATATCAGTAATTATACCGTTTCAAAATATCTTGATTATTTAATTGATGCTTTCTTGCTCTACAAAGCCGAGCGTTATGATGTTAAGGGCAGAAAATATATCGGCTCTCCTTTAAAATATTATTTCAGCGATGTGGGACTTCGTAATGCAAGACTTAATTTCCGTCAGCAAGAAGAAAATCACATTATGGAAAACATTATTTATAACGAGCTTTGTAACCGTGATTTTAGTGTTGATGTCGGCGTGGTTGAGTATTGCTATAAGGATGCAGAAAAGAAAAGCAAACGCACCCAACTTGAAATTGACTTTGTTGCCAATAAAGGTAGCAAAAAGTATTATATTCAGTCTGCGCTGACCGTGGCTGATGAAGAAAAACGTGAGCAAGAGATTCGTTCATTAAAGCGTGTCGGCGATTCCTTCAAGAAGATTGTTGTAGTCAGGGACAACATTATACCTTGGCACGACGATGACGGTATTTTCTACATTGGCATTGAACAATTCCTACTCGAAGAAAACGCTATGGATATGTAAGTGTGAATTGATGCTTCGCATAATGAATTGCTGCGCAATTCATTATATTGATGTTCAATACAAAAAACCAGTCGATATGCAGACTAAAGTCTGCTCGATATTTTTACTACCGTAAAATCGATATGTTTCTCGTTTCACTCAAAACTCGATATAAATCTCGTTAGAGATTTATATCGATGCGTTGCTTTGCAACGCTATGATATGAATTGAATTGCTTTGAAATTCATAAAAAACGCAAGAACGGAAACCGTTCTTGCGTTTTTAACTAAAGTAATTTCTTGCGAAGCTCTTCGGGACTTAAGGGAGAAAGATAGGCGGGGGCAACATCGAAAACAGTTTTACAGCCGAAAAGACCTTCTTTATTCATTCTGTAAGCAGCTCTTGCGTAAGATACAAGCACGCTGGCAGTAAATTCAGGGTTGGAGTCAAGCTTTAAGCTGTATTCGATAATGTTTGTATTTTCTTTATTTAAGCCTGTTTTTCCGCTGCGGATAACAACTCCCCCGTGAGGTAAGCTTGAATGGTCTCTTTTCATTTCCTCTTCGGAAATAAAATGCACCGTTGTATCGTAATCTGCAAAATAGTTGGGCATAGTTTTTATCTGCTCCTCTATTCTTGCAAGGTCCGCCCCTTCCTCTACTGTAACAAAGCATTCTCTTGTATGCTTTTGACGGGTGGTGAGAATGGGATTTTCGCCGTTTCTTACAGCTTCCAAGGCTTCGGGAACAGGAACGGTATATTGTCTTGCATCCTTTACGCCTTCTATTCTGCGTATTGCGTCGGAATGGCCTTGGCTTACGCCCTTGCCCCAAAAGGTATAATCACAGCCGTCGGGAAGAATAGCCCCAGCATACATACGGTTTAAAGAGAACATTCCGGGGTCCCAGCCAACAGAGATAATGCCGATTTTTTTGCTCTGCTGAGCAGCGGCATCAACATTAGCAAAATGAGTGGGAATGTTTGCGTGAGTGTCAAAGCTGTCTATAACATTAAAATATTTGACAAATTCGGGCGTCTGAACGGGAAGGTCTGTAGCGCTTCCGCCGCAGATAACCATAACATCAATTTTATCCTTCATATCCAAAGCGCTGTCTATATGCAAAACAGGCGTATTCGGAGTTGAAATCTTAAGAGTTGACGGGTCTCGTCTTGTAAAAACGGCGGCAAGCTCCATATCCTTATTCTGAGCAATAGCGGCTTCAACGCCTCTGCCTAAATTTCCATAGCCTAAAATTCCGATTTTCATTAAATCATATCCTTTCAACCAATAAATTATATTACATAAAAAAACGAATGTCAATAATGTAATAGCTATTAAAATAAGAACTTTTGACGTGTCAGAATACATTGACAAGCCCTGTCTGCGATAATTGCTCTGTCCCTTTCGGGATAATATTCGAGTAACGGATATAAAATTTCGTATATATCCTTTCTTGTCAAAATCGGCATTTTTAAAATTTTTCCGTACATTTCACGTGCTGTATTCATTTGCCTTGTAAAGCTTGTATTAAAAGGTCTTGCAACTAAACCTTTAATCAATCCTTTTGGTTCGATATTCATAGGAGAAAACTGAATGTTGGATAAAAGTCCTGCGCCGTTATCAAAAATCGGACAATAATCGTATTTTCCGTTTTGTTCTATAAGCGCTATATTATTAAGATGTCTGTCATCGTTTAAAACGAGGGAATCAATCTCAAAAAGCAGCGTTAAATACTGCGGAAAGCTTTCAAGTCCCGTAAGCTCTTTAGTGGTATCGGCAAGATATGCTATGCGTTTTTTATCACTGCTCAAGCCTTCTAATTTTTCTTTTAAAAAACGATTATATCTTTTGAGTAAATGGCTTAACGTTATAATGGACTGCCCTTCCTTTAAAAAGCTTTCGCTTGAACAGCCCGTTCTTTCCCTTGAATGAACATTAAGCTTTTCCATATTATATTTCACAAAACAAAAAGATGTTTCGCTTGTTATATTGCTAAGCTGTAACAGCCTTGACACAGTTACCTCGGCAAGCGCTTCATATCCGAATTGGTCAAGCTTATACCATTTGTTTGCAGCTTTATCAAACCATTTTTCCTGATTGCCCTTTGATGAGGTTTCAGCAACCTTTTCATTTGTAACAAGCTTAACTGACATTATATTTCCTCCATTTCAAGCCATTGACTGTCCTCTGCCATTTTG from Oscillospiraceae bacterium carries:
- a CDS encoding helix-turn-helix transcriptional regulator, which encodes MDTHQRLRQLLNERGWTEYRLSKECGLSESTLANIFKRNTLPSISTLEAICAGFGITVSQFFAEGDMVEMTPELKELFDSWVSLTAEQKNVVMQMIRTLNSNK
- a CDS encoding ATP-binding protein, which translates into the protein MIERNKYLEKLISKKQNGLVKVITGIRRCGKSYLLFNIYKDYLKSIGVENECIICLALDDDENIQYRNPIELGKHIRSLTADESKNYFVFLDEIQKVVPIQNPYIEGAEDKIGFVDVVLGLMKHDNIDVYVTGSNSKMLSSDILTEFRGRGDEIRVNPLSFEEFYKAFKGDKHNAWKEYYTYGGLPLVLSKKGHEEKAKYLQTLFDAIYLSDIMDRNKIVHEKTILDDILNIISSSIGSLTNANKITNTFKSERQVNISNYTVSKYLDYLIDAFLLYKAERYDVKGRKYIGSPLKYYFSDVGLRNARLNFRQQEENHIMENIIYNELCNRDFSVDVGVVEYCYKDAEKKSKRTQLEIDFVANKGSKKYYIQSALTVADEEKREQEIRSLKRVGDSFKKIVVVRDNIIPWHDDDGIFYIGIEQFLLEENAMDM
- a CDS encoding diaminopimelate dehydrogenase, with translation MKIGILGYGNLGRGVEAAIAQNKDMELAAVFTRRDPSTLKISTPNTPVLHIDSALDMKDKIDVMVICGGSATDLPVQTPEFVKYFNVIDSFDTHANIPTHFANVDAAAQQSKKIGIISVGWDPGMFSLNRMYAGAILPDGCDYTFWGKGVSQGHSDAIRRIEGVKDARQYTVPVPEALEAVRNGENPILTTRQKHTRECFVTVEEGADLARIEEQIKTMPNYFADYDTTVHFISEEEMKRDHSSLPHGGVVIRSGKTGLNKENTNIIEYSLKLDSNPEFTASVLVSYARAAYRMNKEGLFGCKTVFDVAPAYLSPLSPEELRKKLL